A window of Thiocapsa bogorovii genomic DNA:
GAACGGTTGCTCATCACGCCTTAACGCCAAGCTCACCAGACTGACGGCAGGGTTAGCACCGGCATAGCCATTTTGTCGTTTTACCGTGCCAGCTCCGAGGATCGTTGATTCTGCCGGGGCCGTCTCATTCCAAGACATCGTGTGACACGCCGAGCGAGGTTGAGGATAACCCGGCATTTTCAGCTGAACCACCCTTGGGTTGATTCGTCCCGTGCGCGAATCTTCTCGGACAGTCGCGCGCAGCGCCGATCCTTCAGCGGACCGGACGGCAGCGCGGCGGCGAGCGCTAAGGCACGGTCAAGATCGCGCGTGCGGTGCTCGTGATACTTCGCCAGTGCCGTGCACGCATCGGCATCGCCTTCAGCCGCCAGTTGCTCCCAAATTGCAAGGGCCTGCTCCCAGTCGCCGCGTCGACGATGCAGGCGCGCCAAATCCATCAAACCGGCCGAATCCAGGTGGCGGCACCCGGACCGGAGTAGATCGAAAGCGCGATCGGATCGACCCTGCGCATGATGGTAGGCGGCCACGGCACGGATGTCGGCATCGAACGCACCCGGATCGTCGAACACCTCGCCCAGACGCGGGATCAAGGTCGCCAGCGAGAGCAGGTCCCAGCGGTTGTGACGCAGCACGCCGGCCAAAGGGGTCGTCTCGCCCGCGCGCAACCAGGCGAGCCAGGCCGCCGGGGCCTCGGAGCCGGGCAGGTCGTCCTTGCGCTTGAACCCCAAGAGGCGCTGCTCCACGCTCGCGAGTCGGCAATCGGGCCAGACCCGACCGTAGGCTCGTCGCACCGGCTTCAAGAGATCCAGATGCGGCAGCGTCGGAAGCGGATCGGTTTGGCCGCAGAGGCGAAAACGCGTGGTGAGCAGCGGGATGTCGAAGGACAGGCCATTGTAGCTGACGAGAAGCCCGGCGCCGCTCAGTTCGGCGGCGATCGCTTCAAGATAAGCCGGCTCGGCATCGAGGCGGGTCAGGAGGTACTGGCGCAGGGTCCAGCCGTCGGCTTGGGCGCGCAGCAGACCGGTCATAAAGGCCCAGGTTCCTGTGCCCCCGGCCAGGCCGCTGGTCTCGGTGTCCAGACAGACCGGGGCGGGTGCTGCCGGGACCGACCGCCCTCGTTCGAGCTCGGGCTCGAGGCGCGACGCCGGACTCACCCAGCCGGGATCGATCGCTCCCTCCCACATGGCACCATCAACCGGTCCGATCGAGACCTGACCGTGCCGCTGCCTCGCGGGGATCCGCCGCTCCAAACAGAGCACGCCGGGCGCGATCTCGACCGCGCCGACCGCCTCGGCCAACCGGTCGGCTCGTGGCTCGCTCGCGCCCTCGGCCCGAGCCTGCCCGACGGAGACCCGACGAATCCGCTCGGCCAGCGAGGGGCTGTCGGTCGGCGACGACAGGGCGCTGCCCTGTCCGTCCGGGCTAGGACCCGCTCCGCGCAAGCGTTGAAGGCGGTCTTTGAGTGTCATTCCGGGCGATCATTCCGCGGCAGCGGAGAGTTCCGGTGCGCGCGGTGTCACCCGAGCGACCGATGCGCTCATCCCCCTGCCCCGCTCAAGAGATCGAGCACCTTCAAGGCGGCTTGACGCGGCGTGACGGCAAGCTCCTCGTCGCCGCGCAACACTGGCCCGACACAAGCGGGACAGCCGGCGGTGCAGCCGCACGCGGCGACCAGATCACGGGCGTCGGCAACCAACAGGGCCGCGTCGTCGTAGAGCGGTGCCGAGAGTCCGACGCCGCCGGGGTAGTTATCGTAGAGGAAGAGCGTCGGCTCGAAGCGCTGGCCGGACATCGGGTCCAAGGGCGCGTTGTCCGGTCCGCGCATCTGACCGCGACCCTCGGCGCCAACGATAGCAAACCAGGTCCCCTGCCCGTCTCCGACCGAGCGACCGAGGTCGTGGATCTCGGCCATGGCGCGCAGTGCGGCGACGTGGTGCAGCGCATAAGCGGCACCGAGGAAGCCGTCGATCGCCTGCTGACGATCCGGCAGCGCAGCCTCCAAGGCAGTCGGCTCGACTTGCCACCAGACCGCGGTGGTGTGCATCTCCTGATCCGGCAGGTCGATGTTGCCGTAGCCGATGTTGTCGTGGCTGTAGTAACGGATCTTCTTGTAGCCGGGATAGCGCCTGACCAGATGGACCTCGCCTTGCGCCGTCGCGCCTTGACCCCGGGCGCGGCCGTCGAACCGGGCGAGGATCTTCAGCCGGGTGTAGTCGATGGCGTCGGTGTAGTAGTCGGCGCGGGTGCGGGTCACGAATGCCTTGCGGCCGGTCCAGTCCAGCCGTTCCACCTGATAGGGCTGGGACTGGATCATGTAGATGGCGCCTTCGTAGAGGGTGCCCGGGGCGCTGCTGTAATCGACCTCGGCGATCACGGTTTGTGCCCCGCCGGTGGTGTCGATCACGACGAAGTTGCCCTCCGCGACCGAGCGCAGCGAGACCGCGTTGGCGGGATAGCTGTCGGCGACCCAGAACCAGCGGTCGCCTTGGTGCTGCAGGACGCCCTCGTCGCGCAGATAGCTCAGCATCTCGCCGAGATCCTCCGCGCCGAAGGACTCGCCGTCGCGAAACGGCAGCTCGAAGGCGGCGCAGCGCACATGGTCCATCAGGATCAAGAGCTGGTCCGGATGGATGCGCGCGTGCTCCGGGGATGCGCCGAAGAAGAACTCGGGATGGCGCATCATGTATTGATCGAGCGCGTCGCTGGTCGCGACCATGACACCCAGACTGGGTTTGAGCCGCCGCCCGGCCCGCCCGAGCCGCTGCCAGGTCGCGGCGACCGTGCCGGGATAGCCGTTGAGAACGGCGACGTCCAGGGCACCGATGTCGACGCCGAGCTCCAGCGCCGAGGTGCTAACCACCAGATCCACGGCACCCGCGCGCATGGTCTGCTCGGCGCGGCGGCGCTCGCTCGGCAGATAACCGCCGCGGTAAGCCAGGACGCGCGGGGGCTTGCGCGGGTCGCGATCGAAGACGTCCTTCAGATATTTGGTGATGACCTCGACCATGAGGCGCGAGCGGGCGAAGACGATGCTCTTGAGCCCCAGCTTGGCGGCCGTGCGCGCGATCCGCGTGGTCTGGGAGCGGGCCGAGGCCCGGATGCCGAGATCCGGGTTGATGACCGGCGGATTCCACAGCAGCAAATGACGCTCGCCCTGCGGTGCGCCCGACTCGGTGATCGCCGCGACCGGTGCACCGCAGAGACGCTCGGCCAGCTCGCCCGGATTGGCGATGGTCGCCGAGGCGAAGATGAAGGTCGGCTCCACGCCGTAGAAACGACAGACGCGCAGTAACCGCCGAAAGACGTTGGCGACATGCGAGCCGAACACACCTCGGTAGGTGTGCAGCTCGTCGACCACGATGTAGGCCAGACCCTCGAAGAACTGAGCCCATTTGGTGTGATGCGGCAGGATCGCTTGGTGGAGCATGTCCGGATTGCTGAGCACGATGTCGCCGCGCGTGCGCACCGCCTTGCGCGCGTCGCCGGGCGTGTCGCCGTCGAAGGTGAAGGCCTTCACGCCCGGTCCGCCGGCCGCCTGGATGGCACGGCTCAGGTCCATCAGCTCGGCGGCCTGATCCTGGGCGAGCGCCTTGGTCGGAAAGAGATAGAGCGCCTTGCGACCCTGCGAGAGCACCGCATCGAGCACCGGCAGGTTG
This region includes:
- a CDS encoding DEAD/DEAH box helicase is translated as MPLSNPLTRAARQETIIGTAPTEAQPVTRLRAHLLKGYRGRIAGESTQAARPALWLDLPDDLAPPLAEALRAGGRAQLYSHQREAWDLARAKRHFVVATPTASGKTLCYNLPVLDAVLSQGRKALYLFPTKALAQDQAAELMDLSRAIQAAGGPGVKAFTFDGDTPGDARKAVRTRGDIVLSNPDMLHQAILPHHTKWAQFFEGLAYIVVDELHTYRGVFGSHVANVFRRLLRVCRFYGVEPTFIFASATIANPGELAERLCGAPVAAITESGAPQGERHLLLWNPPVINPDLGIRASARSQTTRIARTAAKLGLKSIVFARSRLMVEVITKYLKDVFDRDPRKPPRVLAYRGGYLPSERRRAEQTMRAGAVDLVVSTSALELGVDIGALDVAVLNGYPGTVAATWQRLGRAGRRLKPSLGVMVATSDALDQYMMRHPEFFFGASPEHARIHPDQLLILMDHVRCAAFELPFRDGESFGAEDLGEMLSYLRDEGVLQHQGDRWFWVADSYPANAVSLRSVAEGNFVVIDTTGGAQTVIAEVDYSSAPGTLYEGAIYMIQSQPYQVERLDWTGRKAFVTRTRADYYTDAIDYTRLKILARFDGRARGQGATAQGEVHLVRRYPGYKKIRYYSHDNIGYGNIDLPDQEMHTTAVWWQVEPTALEAALPDRQQAIDGFLGAAYALHHVAALRAMAEIHDLGRSVGDGQGTWFAIVGAEGRGQMRGPDNAPLDPMSGQRFEPTLFLYDNYPGGVGLSAPLYDDAALLVADARDLVAACGCTAGCPACVGPVLRGDEELAVTPRQAALKVLDLLSGAGG
- a CDS encoding ribonuclease H-like domain-containing protein, encoding MTLKDRLQRLRGAGPSPDGQGSALSSPTDSPSLAERIRRVSVGQARAEGASEPRADRLAEAVGAVEIAPGVLCLERRIPARQRHGQVSIGPVDGAMWEGAIDPGWVSPASRLEPELERGRSVPAAPAPVCLDTETSGLAGGTGTWAFMTGLLRAQADGWTLRQYLLTRLDAEPAYLEAIAAELSGAGLLVSYNGLSFDIPLLTTRFRLCGQTDPLPTLPHLDLLKPVRRAYGRVWPDCRLASVEQRLLGFKRKDDLPGSEAPAAWLAWLRAGETTPLAGVLRHNRWDLLSLATLIPRLGEVFDDPGAFDADIRAVAAYHHAQGRSDRAFDLLRSGCRHLDSAGLMDLARLHRRRGDWEQALAIWEQLAAEGDADACTALAKYHEHRTRDLDRALALAAALPSGPLKDRRCARLSEKIRARDESTQGWFS